One Leisingera sp. M658 genomic window carries:
- the mutS gene encoding DNA mismatch repair protein MutS: MTVTPMMAQYLEIKAAHADALLFYRMGDFYEMFFEDAVNAAEALDIALTKRGKHNGEDIPMCGVPVHAAEGYLLTLIRKGFRVAVGEQLESPAEAKKRGSKSVVKRDVVRLVTPGTLTEESLLEARRHNFLVSYSELRDEAALAWADISTGAFHVMPVARVRLSPELARLAPSELIVADGPAYDAALPLAEEYKIPLTPLGKASFDSTAAEKRICSLFNVSALDGFGTFTRAEVSAMGALIDYLEITQKGKLPLLQPPQQEAQDRVVQIDAATRRNLELTRSLSGGRAGSLLAVVDRTVTPGGARLLEQRLSSPSRNLDVIHQRLAALDFTVERSQTAEDLRAALRKTPDLDRALSRLALERGGPRDLAAIRNGLSQAEAIAGFCAGLELPALMAGAMSDLQGFDDLLSLLDAALVAEPPLMARDGGYIATGYDPELDEARTLRDEGRSVIASMQQQYAQHTGVTSLKIKHNNVLGYFIETTATHADKMMSPPLNEIYIHRQTTANQVRFTTVELSEIETRILNAGNLALEIEKRLYAGLSGAILETAARLNTAARGLAELDVLAGLADLARGENWTRPKVDGSRAFHVEGGRHPVVEQALRQQGGETFVANDCDLSAQEGAAVWLLTGPNMAGKSTFLRQNALIALLAQMGSYVPAEGAHIGVVSQLFSRVGASDDLARGRSTFMVEMVETAAILNQADDRALVILDEIGRGTATYDGLSIAWATLEHLHEVNRSRALFATHYHELTQLAAKLEGVDNATVAVKEWEGEVIFLHEVHKGAADRSYGVQVAQLAGLPASVVARARDVLGMLEQSSREGGTKVQIDDLPLFAAAPPPQPTAPAGPSPAEELLAGIQPDDLSPREALEMIYKLKEAAI, encoded by the coding sequence ATGACCGTAACGCCCATGATGGCGCAGTATCTCGAGATCAAGGCAGCGCACGCGGATGCGTTGCTTTTTTATCGGATGGGCGACTTTTACGAGATGTTCTTTGAGGACGCAGTCAACGCCGCAGAAGCCTTAGACATCGCGCTGACCAAACGCGGCAAGCACAACGGCGAAGACATTCCGATGTGCGGCGTGCCCGTCCATGCCGCCGAAGGCTATCTGCTGACGCTGATCCGCAAGGGCTTTCGCGTTGCCGTAGGCGAGCAGCTGGAAAGCCCGGCCGAAGCTAAAAAGCGCGGTTCCAAATCGGTGGTGAAGCGGGATGTGGTGCGGCTTGTGACCCCGGGCACTCTCACCGAAGAGTCTCTGCTAGAAGCGCGCCGCCACAATTTTCTGGTTTCTTACTCTGAACTGCGGGATGAGGCGGCGCTGGCTTGGGCGGACATCTCTACCGGAGCGTTCCACGTGATGCCGGTCGCGCGGGTCCGCTTGTCGCCCGAGCTCGCCCGCCTGGCGCCATCAGAGCTGATCGTTGCTGATGGTCCGGCCTATGACGCTGCCCTCCCTCTGGCTGAAGAATACAAGATCCCGCTCACTCCGCTGGGCAAGGCGAGCTTTGACAGCACCGCTGCGGAAAAGCGCATCTGCTCTTTGTTCAACGTCAGCGCATTGGATGGGTTCGGCACTTTCACCCGGGCCGAGGTCTCAGCCATGGGCGCGCTGATCGACTATTTGGAGATCACCCAAAAGGGCAAGCTGCCGCTGCTGCAGCCGCCACAGCAGGAGGCGCAGGACCGGGTGGTCCAGATCGACGCCGCCACCCGCCGTAATCTGGAGCTGACCCGTTCGCTGTCCGGTGGCCGCGCCGGCTCGCTGCTGGCAGTTGTTGACCGCACTGTCACTCCCGGCGGCGCGCGTCTGCTGGAACAACGGCTGTCCAGCCCCTCTCGTAATCTCGATGTGATCCACCAGCGCCTAGCTGCATTGGATTTCACTGTTGAACGATCTCAGACCGCCGAAGACCTGCGCGCGGCTTTGCGCAAAACACCGGACCTGGACCGGGCACTCTCCCGTCTGGCGCTGGAGCGCGGCGGCCCGCGCGATCTGGCTGCTATCCGCAACGGGCTGTCGCAGGCCGAAGCAATTGCCGGGTTCTGCGCCGGCCTGGAGCTGCCTGCGCTGATGGCCGGGGCCATGTCGGATCTGCAAGGTTTTGACGATTTACTGTCTCTCCTCGATGCGGCCCTGGTAGCCGAACCGCCGCTTATGGCACGGGACGGCGGTTACATCGCAACCGGTTACGATCCGGAACTGGACGAAGCCCGCACTCTGCGCGACGAAGGCCGCTCGGTGATTGCTTCGATGCAGCAGCAATACGCCCAACACACCGGCGTCACCTCACTGAAGATCAAGCATAACAATGTGCTGGGCTACTTCATCGAAACCACCGCAACCCACGCGGACAAGATGATGTCGCCACCTCTCAATGAGATCTACATTCACCGCCAGACAACAGCGAATCAGGTCCGTTTCACCACGGTGGAGCTGAGCGAGATCGAAACCCGCATCCTGAATGCCGGAAACCTGGCGCTGGAGATTGAAAAAAGGCTCTATGCAGGGCTTTCCGGGGCAATTCTGGAAACTGCCGCCCGTCTTAACACGGCCGCCCGCGGGCTGGCCGAGCTGGATGTTCTGGCCGGGTTGGCCGATTTGGCACGCGGCGAAAACTGGACCCGTCCGAAGGTTGATGGAAGCCGTGCATTCCACGTGGAGGGCGGCCGCCATCCGGTGGTGGAACAAGCGCTGCGCCAGCAGGGCGGCGAGACTTTTGTGGCCAATGACTGCGATCTGTCAGCCCAGGAAGGTGCAGCGGTTTGGCTGCTTACCGGTCCGAACATGGCCGGTAAGTCGACCTTCCTGCGCCAGAACGCTCTGATCGCTTTGCTTGCCCAAATGGGCAGTTACGTTCCCGCGGAAGGTGCCCATATCGGCGTCGTTAGCCAGCTTTTCAGCCGGGTCGGTGCTTCGGACGACCTCGCGCGCGGCCGCTCCACCTTCATGGTGGAAATGGTGGAAACTGCAGCCATTCTAAATCAGGCCGACGACCGCGCTCTGGTGATCCTGGATGAGATCGGCCGTGGCACAGCCACCTATGATGGCCTCTCCATCGCCTGGGCCACGCTGGAACACCTGCATGAGGTTAACCGCTCGCGCGCGCTTTTTGCGACCCATTACCACGAGCTGACGCAGCTTGCCGCCAAATTGGAAGGCGTCGACAACGCCACAGTAGCGGTCAAAGAATGGGAAGGCGAAGTGATCTTCCTGCATGAAGTGCACAAAGGCGCTGCTGACCGGTCCTATGGTGTACAGGTGGCGCAGCTGGCTGGCCTGCCGGCATCGGTAGTTGCGCGTGCGCGAGATGTACTCGGCATGCTAGAACAAAGCAGCCGCGAAGGCGGAACGAAGGTCCAAATCGACGACCTTCCCCTCTTCGCAGCAGCCCCGCCACCACAACCCACGGCGCCGGCGGGGCCCTCTCCGGCCGAAGAACTCCTCGCCGGTATTCAGCCGGACGACCTCTCCCCAAGAGAAGCACTGGAAATGATCTACAAACTAAAAGAAGCTGCAATCTAA
- a CDS encoding nucleotide exchange factor GrpE, producing MAELKDEDFLDDIAAAEAEELAGQTEEFDDASLEIDALRAERDELKDRFMRALADAENARKRGDKARREAENYGGSKLARDMLPVYDNMKRAIEAATDEQREVAAALIEGVELTMRSLLGVFEKHGIRVVSPEVGDKFDPQVHEAMFEAPVPGTKAGDIIQVSAEGFMLHDRLLRAAQVGVSSTPAS from the coding sequence ATGGCAGAGCTCAAGGACGAAGACTTTCTGGATGATATCGCTGCCGCCGAGGCAGAAGAGCTGGCGGGGCAGACCGAGGAATTTGATGATGCCTCGTTGGAAATCGATGCACTCCGGGCGGAACGGGATGAGCTGAAGGACCGGTTCATGCGGGCGCTTGCGGATGCTGAGAACGCCCGCAAGCGCGGTGACAAAGCACGCCGGGAAGCGGAGAATTACGGTGGCTCGAAACTGGCCCGTGACATGCTGCCGGTTTACGACAACATGAAGCGCGCGATCGAAGCGGCGACCGATGAGCAGCGCGAAGTTGCGGCGGCGCTGATCGAAGGTGTGGAACTGACCATGCGCTCGCTGCTGGGTGTGTTTGAAAAGCACGGCATCCGGGTTGTGTCGCCAGAGGTTGGCGACAAGTTTGATCCGCAGGTGCATGAGGCGATGTTCGAAGCACCGGTGCCGGGCACCAAGGCTGGTGACATCATCCAGGTGTCCGCCGAAGGCTTCATGCTGCACGACCGCCTGCTGCGGGCCGCGCAGGTTGGTGTGTCTTCCACGCCGGCCAGCTGA
- the hrcA gene encoding heat-inducible transcriptional repressor HrcA, with protein MSDANNILQDLNDRSREVFRTVVESYLESGDPVGSRTLTRSLSEKVSAATVRNVMQDLEFLGLLDSPHVSAGRVPTQMGLRMFVDGLLEVGDLNANDRKKIDATLGKNAGDVGGMLDRVGAALSGVTQGASLVLTPKHEAEIRHIEFVSLAHDRALVVLVFSDGHVENRLFKPPPGQTPSSMREAANFLNALIEGRTLSEVQREIQKEISARRQEIDSLAHAMIESGLAVWEDDDSDQARLIVRGRANLLAETGAAEELERIRTLFDDLERKRDIAEFLELTEDGDGVRIFIGSENKLFSLSGSSLVVSPYMNADRKIIGAVGVIGPTRLNYGRIVPIVDYTAQLVGKLLSDRS; from the coding sequence ATGAGCGACGCGAACAATATCCTGCAAGACCTGAATGACCGTTCGCGGGAAGTTTTCCGGACGGTGGTCGAAAGCTATTTGGAGAGCGGCGATCCGGTTGGCAGCCGCACGCTGACACGTTCACTGAGCGAAAAGGTAAGTGCAGCCACGGTTCGCAACGTAATGCAGGACCTGGAATTCCTTGGCCTTCTGGATAGCCCGCATGTAAGCGCTGGCAGGGTGCCCACCCAGATGGGCTTGCGGATGTTTGTCGATGGGTTGCTGGAGGTTGGCGACCTGAACGCAAACGACCGGAAGAAGATCGACGCGACGCTGGGCAAAAATGCCGGCGATGTGGGGGGCATGCTGGACCGGGTCGGAGCGGCGCTGTCCGGTGTGACGCAAGGTGCTTCGTTGGTGCTGACGCCCAAACATGAGGCGGAGATCCGGCATATCGAGTTTGTGTCTTTGGCGCACGACCGGGCGCTGGTGGTGCTGGTGTTCTCAGATGGCCATGTTGAAAACCGCCTGTTTAAGCCGCCGCCGGGACAGACACCCAGTTCGATGCGGGAGGCTGCGAATTTCCTTAATGCGCTGATTGAAGGGCGCACGCTGAGCGAGGTGCAGCGGGAGATCCAAAAAGAGATCTCGGCACGGCGGCAGGAAATCGATAGCTTGGCACATGCGATGATCGAAAGCGGGTTGGCCGTCTGGGAGGATGACGACAGTGATCAGGCCCGGCTGATTGTACGCGGGCGGGCGAATCTTCTGGCCGAAACTGGTGCGGCGGAGGAGCTGGAGCGGATACGGACCTTGTTTGACGATTTAGAGCGCAAGCGTGATATCGCCGAATTTCTGGAACTGACCGAAGACGGCGATGGAGTGCGCATTTTTATCGGTTCGGAGAACAAACTTTTCTCACTTTCGGGTTCCTCTTTGGTGGTGTCTCCCTATATGAACGCGGATCGAAAGATCATCGGTGCGGTGGGGGTGATTGGCCCGACGCGCCTGAATTACGGACGGATTGTGCCGATTGTAGACTATACGGCACAACTGGTCGGCAAACTGTTGTCGGACCGGAGTTAG
- the rph gene encoding ribonuclease PH produces MRPSGRELNEMRAVSIETGFTKHAEGSCLIKIGDTHVLCTATIEDRVPPFIKGTGLGWVTAEYGMLPRATNTRMRREAASGKQGGRTVEIQRLIGRALRAGVDRVALGERQITVDCDVLQADGGTRCASITGGWVALRLAVNKLMKAGDVHIDPLMDPVSAVSCGIYAGQPVLDLDYPEDSEAGVDGNFIMTGSGKLIEVQMSAEGSLFSRDQMNQLMDLAAKGTTELAEMQKAACK; encoded by the coding sequence ATGCGACCCTCAGGACGAGAACTGAATGAAATGCGCGCCGTGTCGATTGAGACCGGCTTCACCAAACACGCCGAGGGCTCCTGCCTGATCAAGATTGGCGATACCCACGTCCTGTGCACCGCCACCATCGAAGACCGGGTGCCGCCCTTTATCAAGGGAACCGGCCTTGGCTGGGTCACCGCTGAATACGGCATGCTTCCCCGCGCCACCAATACCCGTATGCGCCGCGAGGCTGCATCGGGCAAGCAAGGCGGCCGCACGGTTGAAATCCAGCGTCTGATCGGCCGCGCACTGCGGGCCGGCGTCGACCGCGTCGCTTTGGGCGAGCGTCAGATCACCGTCGACTGTGACGTTCTGCAGGCCGATGGCGGCACCCGTTGCGCCTCGATCACCGGCGGCTGGGTCGCCCTGCGCCTGGCGGTTAACAAGCTGATGAAAGCCGGCGACGTCCACATCGACCCGCTGATGGATCCGGTTTCTGCAGTTTCCTGCGGTATCTATGCAGGCCAGCCGGTGCTGGATCTGGACTACCCGGAGGATTCCGAGGCCGGCGTTGACGGCAACTTTATCATGACTGGCTCGGGCAAGCTGATCGAAGTGCAGATGTCCGCCGAAGGCTCCCTGTTCTCCCGCGATCAGATGAACCAGCTGATGGATTTGGCCGCCAAGGGCACCACAGAGCTGGCAGAGATGCAAAAGGCCGCCTGCAAATGA
- the rdgB gene encoding RdgB/HAM1 family non-canonical purine NTP pyrophosphatase has protein sequence MIRKLEGGKLLVATHNKGKLNEITEILAPFGVSVAGAGEMNLPEPEETEDTFVGNARIKAHAAAKATGLPALSDDSGITIDALNGAPGVYTADWAETPNGRDFQMAMTRANDELNATGPEAPRTAQFCCTLVIAWPDGHDEVFEGVMPGQLVWPIRGAHGFGYDPMFQPDGYSITCAEMDPAEKNKISHRGKAVAQFIRGCFGG, from the coding sequence ATGATCCGCAAACTGGAAGGCGGCAAGCTGCTTGTCGCCACCCACAACAAGGGCAAGCTGAACGAGATCACCGAGATACTTGCCCCCTTCGGTGTCAGCGTTGCCGGCGCCGGCGAAATGAACCTGCCGGAGCCGGAAGAAACCGAAGACACCTTTGTCGGCAATGCCCGCATCAAGGCCCATGCCGCGGCCAAGGCAACCGGCCTGCCAGCCTTGTCCGACGATTCCGGGATCACTATCGACGCTCTGAATGGTGCCCCCGGCGTCTACACCGCCGATTGGGCAGAAACCCCTAATGGCCGTGACTTCCAAATGGCGATGACCCGCGCCAATGACGAGCTGAACGCGACCGGCCCCGAAGCCCCCCGCACAGCCCAGTTCTGCTGCACCCTTGTCATCGCCTGGCCCGACGGCCACGACGAGGTGTTCGAAGGCGTGATGCCGGGCCAGCTGGTCTGGCCAATCCGCGGCGCGCATGGGTTTGGTTACGATCCGATGTTCCAGCCGGACGGTTACAGCATCACTTGCGCCGAAATGGATCCAGCGGAAAAGAACAAGATCAGCCATCGCGGCAAGGCAGTTGCCCAGTTCATCCGGGGCTGTTTCGGTGGATGA
- the hemW gene encoding radical SAM family heme chaperone HemW — protein MDDWRNGGFGLYVHWPFCQAKCPYCDFNSHVSAKIDQKLWVRAYLSELDRLSEQLSGRVLNSIFFGGGTPSLMQPETVAAVIDRAREIWPFANDIEISLEANPGSVEAGRFAGYRDAGVNRISMGIQALNDEDLRRLGRIHSVSEAKAAFDIARKCFDRVSFDLIYARQGQTLKTWEAELREALSMAIDHLSLYQLTIEDGTAFGDRYARGKLRGLPADDTSADMYQATQDICASFGMAGYEISNHAKPGSESRHNLIYWRYGDYAGIGPGAHGRLSIDGTRYATETHLAPGAWLEAVSKGNGESLRDSLSQEDAVAEYMMMGMRLSEGLDLARYTQLSGVNLPESRLEDLVQMGMITISEKRLRATDQGRALLNAVLRELLMD, from the coding sequence GTGGATGACTGGCGCAATGGGGGCTTTGGCCTCTATGTGCATTGGCCCTTTTGTCAGGCCAAATGCCCCTATTGCGACTTCAACAGTCATGTCTCCGCAAAAATAGACCAAAAGCTTTGGGTTAGAGCCTATCTGAGCGAACTCGACAGACTCTCGGAACAGCTCTCAGGCCGTGTCCTCAACTCAATATTCTTCGGCGGCGGCACTCCCTCTCTGATGCAGCCCGAAACTGTCGCCGCTGTTATCGATCGGGCACGTGAAATTTGGCCCTTTGCCAATGACATAGAGATCTCTCTTGAAGCAAATCCCGGCTCGGTTGAGGCAGGTCGCTTTGCCGGTTACCGCGACGCCGGAGTCAACAGGATCTCTATGGGTATTCAAGCCCTGAATGACGAAGACCTGCGCCGGCTGGGACGTATTCACAGTGTCTCCGAAGCCAAAGCAGCCTTTGATATCGCCCGAAAATGCTTTGACCGGGTCAGCTTTGATTTGATTTATGCCCGTCAGGGCCAAACACTGAAAACCTGGGAAGCGGAACTTCGCGAAGCACTTTCCATGGCTATTGACCACCTGTCGCTCTACCAGCTGACAATTGAGGACGGCACCGCTTTTGGTGATCGCTACGCCCGGGGGAAACTGCGCGGTCTGCCGGCCGACGACACCTCTGCGGATATGTATCAGGCGACCCAGGACATCTGCGCGTCTTTTGGCATGGCCGGTTATGAAATATCCAACCACGCCAAGCCGGGTTCGGAATCCCGTCATAACCTAATCTACTGGCGATACGGTGACTACGCCGGGATCGGCCCCGGCGCCCATGGCCGTTTGAGTATTGATGGTACCCGGTACGCCACGGAAACCCATCTGGCCCCAGGTGCCTGGCTGGAAGCGGTCAGTAAGGGAAATGGGGAATCCCTGCGCGATTCTCTTTCGCAAGAAGATGCTGTGGCTGAATACATGATGATGGGGATGCGCCTTTCCGAAGGTCTGGATTTAGCACGGTACACTCAACTTTCAGGCGTTAATCTCCCCGAGAGTCGACTTGAGGATCTTGTACAGATGGGCATGATCACTATCTCAGAGAAGAGGCTCCGCGCGACTGATCAAGGACGCGCACTATTGAATGCAGTGCTCCGCGAACTGTTGATGGATTGA
- a CDS encoding YbaN family protein — MRFIYAGLGLFCVGLAVIGIVLPLLPTVPFLLLAAFFFANSSERLHSWIVDHNIFGPMILDWRDHGAIRPGAKKAATVSIAAVFGLSLLLGAPGYIVGIQAVVLSSVLLFIWTRPNG; from the coding sequence ATGCGTTTTATCTATGCCGGCCTAGGACTGTTCTGTGTCGGCTTGGCCGTCATAGGTATTGTTCTGCCCTTGCTTCCAACTGTCCCCTTCCTTCTCCTTGCCGCGTTCTTTTTTGCCAACTCATCTGAACGCCTGCACAGTTGGATCGTTGATCACAACATTTTTGGCCCTATGATCCTGGATTGGCGTGACCACGGCGCCATCCGGCCAGGCGCAAAAAAGGCGGCAACCGTTTCGATTGCCGCCGTCTTCGGACTATCTCTGCTTCTTGGTGCCCCTGGCTACATAGTAGGGATCCAGGCGGTTGTTCTCTCTTCTGTACTTCTCTTCATCTGGACCCGGCCTAACGGCTGA
- a CDS encoding ParB/RepB/Spo0J family partition protein, whose translation MADKKTKPRGLGRGLSALMADVNPAPVSTQAEAPRNAEILVPIENVIANPNQPRRQFLQEDLDDLTASIKEKGVLQPLIVRPRPGGKFEIVAGERRWRASQAAQLHEVPVLIRDYSDLEMMEVAIIENIQRSDLNALEEAQSYKQLMEKFGHTQERMAEALGKSRSHIANLVRLLHLPDDVQNLVQERKLSAGHARALITSDNASDLAVKIVKGGLSVRATEALVKKDAAGVQTSAEKRPRKPQEKDADTRALEGDLSAVLKMKVAIDHKPGGEAGAVTISYESLDQLDELCNLLSR comes from the coding sequence ATGGCAGACAAAAAAACAAAACCACGCGGACTGGGCCGGGGATTGTCAGCGTTGATGGCAGATGTGAACCCTGCACCGGTGAGCACGCAGGCAGAGGCACCACGGAATGCAGAAATTCTGGTGCCGATTGAAAATGTCATTGCCAACCCAAATCAGCCTCGCCGGCAGTTCTTGCAAGAAGACTTGGATGATCTGACAGCCTCGATTAAGGAAAAGGGCGTTCTGCAGCCGCTGATCGTTCGGCCGCGGCCGGGCGGAAAATTCGAGATTGTGGCGGGGGAACGCCGCTGGCGCGCCTCACAGGCCGCGCAGTTGCATGAAGTTCCAGTACTGATCCGGGACTACTCGGATCTTGAGATGATGGAAGTGGCCATCATCGAAAACATCCAGCGCTCGGATCTTAATGCGCTGGAAGAGGCGCAAAGCTACAAGCAACTGATGGAAAAGTTCGGCCATACGCAAGAACGGATGGCCGAAGCACTTGGTAAAAGCCGGAGCCATATTGCTAATCTAGTGCGCTTGTTGCACCTGCCGGATGATGTTCAAAACCTGGTGCAGGAGCGCAAGCTGTCGGCTGGCCATGCCCGGGCACTGATCACTTCGGACAATGCTTCAGATCTTGCTGTGAAGATCGTCAAGGGGGGGCTGTCTGTCCGCGCGACCGAAGCATTGGTTAAGAAAGATGCCGCTGGAGTTCAGACATCTGCCGAAAAGAGACCGAGAAAACCGCAGGAAAAGGATGCGGATACCCGTGCTCTTGAAGGAGATCTGTCGGCGGTTCTGAAAATGAAAGTGGCTATCGATCATAAGCCTGGCGGTGAAGCCGGCGCCGTAACGATCAGCTACGAAAGCCTGGATCAACTGGATGAGCTGTGCAACCTGCTCAGCCGTTAG